In Streptomyces sp. NBC_00704, a genomic segment contains:
- a CDS encoding metallophosphoesterase family protein has product MSDSSRDTAAGAGWGDADRGTYRHLMPGGVEKISWLNPRLLWAARNGVLASWFGDPTGRTRSRLVAQRAAAGAPADKVVRRDDPDEFSFMVIGDTGEGDDPQYAVVPGFLRVSQGTSFTVLASDVIYPVGSADDYEAKFFRPYRDYRAPVYAIPGNHDWYEDLGAFMRVFCGDAPPLPAEPAPHPLTRAWLRSLLWHRPRPDDGRLLARARALRGAPGQQAVQPGPYWAVDAGPLRVIGIDTGLLGVLDAEQGAWLREVSQGPRPKILVTGSPLVVDGERRPCPVEGGGTVDDIVRDPAHRYVAAIGGDIHNYQRYPVRLADGRTLQYVVAGGGGAFMHATHTIPRVSVAGVTEGDFRCYPLRGDSLAFYSRLYGRRLRMRRFFALTEEEAQAVVVERLGIPPTRAPGPRVRVTRRIRLVASLLGTGSRPERRARLRLPVRKIYTQLFSPGSATYSPPFFKCFLRLDVSPESVRLRCHAATGNLAQELNPPVEDEVVIPLV; this is encoded by the coding sequence GTGTCTGACTCCTCACGCGATACCGCCGCGGGCGCCGGCTGGGGCGACGCCGACCGCGGCACCTACCGCCACCTCATGCCGGGCGGGGTCGAGAAGATCTCGTGGCTGAACCCCCGGCTCCTGTGGGCCGCCCGCAACGGAGTGCTCGCCTCCTGGTTCGGCGACCCCACGGGACGCACCCGCAGCCGTCTGGTGGCGCAGCGGGCGGCCGCCGGCGCACCGGCCGACAAGGTCGTCCGGCGTGACGACCCGGACGAGTTCTCCTTCATGGTGATCGGCGACACGGGAGAGGGGGACGACCCCCAATACGCCGTGGTGCCGGGCTTCCTGAGGGTGAGTCAGGGAACGTCGTTCACCGTCCTGGCGAGTGACGTCATCTACCCGGTCGGCAGCGCCGACGACTACGAGGCGAAGTTCTTCCGCCCGTACCGCGACTACCGGGCCCCCGTCTACGCGATACCGGGCAACCACGACTGGTACGAGGACCTCGGCGCGTTCATGCGCGTCTTCTGCGGCGACGCACCTCCCCTGCCCGCCGAGCCCGCGCCGCACCCCCTGACCCGTGCCTGGCTGCGCTCGCTGCTGTGGCACCGGCCGCGCCCGGACGACGGCCGGCTCCTCGCGCGGGCACGGGCGTTGCGCGGCGCTCCGGGTCAGCAGGCCGTACAGCCCGGACCGTACTGGGCCGTCGACGCCGGCCCCCTGCGCGTCATCGGGATCGACACCGGGCTCCTCGGCGTCCTGGACGCCGAACAGGGCGCGTGGCTGCGCGAGGTGTCGCAGGGGCCGCGCCCGAAGATCCTGGTCACCGGCTCACCCCTGGTCGTCGACGGGGAACGCCGTCCGTGTCCCGTCGAGGGCGGCGGCACCGTCGACGACATCGTCCGCGACCCCGCCCACCGCTACGTCGCGGCGATAGGCGGCGACATCCACAACTACCAGCGCTACCCGGTGCGCCTCGCGGACGGCCGGACGCTCCAGTACGTCGTCGCGGGCGGCGGCGGCGCCTTCATGCACGCCACGCACACCATCCCCCGCGTGTCCGTCGCCGGCGTCACGGAGGGCGACTTCCGCTGCTACCCGCTGCGCGGCGACTCACTGGCCTTCTACAGCCGGCTCTACGGGCGCCGGCTGCGGATGCGCCGCTTCTTCGCCCTCACCGAGGAGGAGGCACAGGCGGTCGTCGTCGAGCGGCTGGGCATCCCGCCCACCCGCGCACCGGGCCCCCGGGTGCGCGTGACGCGACGGATCCGGCTGGTCGCCTCCCTGCTCGGAACCGGCAGCCGCCCGGAGCGCCGCGCACGCCTCCGGCTGCCCGTGCGCAAGATCTACACGCAGCTCTTCTCGCCGGGCTCCGCCACCTACAGCCCGCCCTTCTTCAAGTGCTTCCTGCGCCTGGACGTCTCACCGGAGTCGGTCCGGCTGCGCTGCCACGCGGCCACCGGCAACCTCGCCCAGGAGCTGAACCCGCCGGTGGAGGACGAGGTCGTCATCCCGCTGGTGTGA
- a CDS encoding M4 family metallopeptidase, which translates to MRPNPRKRSAVGAALLSTAALLALGVQSVPATAAPAAPHPAPLRTGGLPADLTPAQHTALIRGAEAKTAQTAQTLGLGAQEKLLVKDVVKDNDGTVHTRYERTYAGLPVLGGDLVVHTPPASLAAGTVSATFNNNRRTVSVRSTTASYGKAAAETKALKAARALDAKDPAAGSARKVIWAGSGAPKLAWETVVGGLQDDGTPSKLHVVTDATTGAELARYEGVETGTGNTQYSGAVSLSTTLSGSTYQLYDTTRGGHKTYSLNKATSGTGTLMTDADDVWGTGAGSDTQTAGADAAYGAQETWDFYKNTFGRSGIKNDGAAAYSRVHYSSGYVNAFWDDDCFCMTYGDGSGNTHALTSLDVAGHEMSHGVTSNTAGLNYTGESGGLNEATSDIFGTGVEFYAGNSSDVGDYLIGEKIDINGDGSPLRYMDKPSKDGGSADSWYSGVGNLDVHYSSGPANHMFYLLSEGSGSKTINGVTYNSTTSDGVAVAGIGRAAALQIWYKALTTYMTSSTNYAGARTAALNAAAALYGSGSAQYAGVGNAFAGINVGGHITVPSTGVTVTNPGSQTAKVGTAVSLQISASSTNGGSLTYAATGLPAGLSINSSTGLISGTPTTAGSSGTTVTVTDSTGATGTAAFTWTVNASGGGSCTATQLLGNAGFESGNTTWTASSGVITTSSGEAARTGSYKAWLDGYGSTHTDTLSQPVTIPSGCTNTTFTFYLHVDTAETTSSTQYDKLTVTAGSTTLATYSNLNAASGYVQKSFSLGSFAGSTVTLKFSGAEDSSLQTSFVVDDTAVTTG; encoded by the coding sequence GTGAGACCCAACCCCCGCAAGCGGTCCGCCGTCGGAGCGGCCCTGCTCTCCACCGCCGCCCTTCTGGCTCTCGGCGTCCAGTCGGTTCCGGCGACCGCGGCGCCCGCGGCCCCCCACCCCGCCCCCCTGCGCACCGGCGGCCTGCCCGCCGACCTCACGCCCGCCCAGCACACGGCACTCATCCGCGGAGCCGAGGCGAAGACGGCGCAGACAGCGCAGACCCTGGGCCTGGGCGCCCAGGAGAAGCTGCTCGTCAAGGACGTCGTGAAGGACAACGACGGCACCGTGCACACGCGTTACGAGCGCACGTACGCCGGACTGCCCGTCCTCGGCGGCGACCTCGTCGTGCACACGCCCCCGGCCTCGCTCGCCGCCGGCACGGTGAGCGCGACCTTCAACAACAACCGCCGCACCGTCTCCGTCCGGTCCACGACCGCCTCGTACGGCAAGGCGGCCGCCGAGACCAAGGCGCTCAAGGCCGCGCGCGCCCTCGACGCGAAGGACCCGGCCGCCGGGAGCGCCCGCAAGGTGATCTGGGCCGGCTCGGGCGCCCCGAAGCTCGCCTGGGAGACCGTGGTCGGCGGACTCCAGGACGACGGCACGCCGAGCAAGCTGCACGTCGTCACCGACGCCACCACCGGCGCCGAACTCGCCCGGTACGAAGGCGTCGAGACCGGCACCGGCAACACCCAGTACAGCGGCGCGGTCAGCCTGTCCACCACGCTGTCCGGGTCGACGTACCAGCTGTACGACACCACGCGCGGCGGTCACAAGACGTACAGCCTCAACAAGGCCACCTCGGGCACCGGCACCCTGATGACCGACGCCGACGACGTCTGGGGGACCGGCGCGGGGTCCGACACGCAGACCGCCGGCGCGGACGCGGCCTACGGCGCCCAGGAGACCTGGGACTTCTACAAGAACACCTTCGGCCGCAGCGGCATCAAGAACGACGGCGCGGCGGCCTACTCCCGGGTCCACTACAGCAGCGGCTACGTCAACGCCTTCTGGGACGACGACTGCTTCTGCATGACGTACGGCGACGGCAGCGGCAACACCCACGCGCTGACCTCGCTGGACGTGGCCGGCCACGAGATGAGCCACGGCGTCACCTCGAACACCGCGGGCCTGAACTACACCGGTGAGTCCGGCGGTCTGAACGAGGCCACCTCGGACATCTTCGGCACCGGAGTCGAGTTCTACGCCGGCAACTCCTCCGACGTGGGCGACTACCTCATCGGCGAGAAGATCGACATCAACGGCGACGGCTCCCCGCTGCGCTACATGGACAAGCCCAGCAAGGACGGCGGCTCCGCCGACAGCTGGTACTCCGGCGTCGGCAACCTCGACGTGCACTACTCCTCGGGCCCGGCGAACCACATGTTCTACCTGCTCTCCGAGGGCAGCGGCAGCAAGACCATCAACGGCGTCACCTACAACAGCACGACGTCCGACGGCGTGGCCGTCGCGGGCATCGGCCGGGCCGCCGCGCTGCAGATCTGGTACAAGGCCCTGACCACGTACATGACGTCCAGCACCAACTACGCGGGCGCCCGCACCGCGGCCCTGAACGCGGCCGCCGCGCTCTACGGCTCCGGTTCCGCGCAGTACGCGGGAGTGGGCAACGCGTTCGCCGGCATCAACGTCGGCGGTCACATCACGGTCCCGTCGACCGGTGTCACGGTCACCAACCCGGGCAGCCAGACCGCCAAGGTCGGCACCGCGGTGAGCCTGCAGATCTCGGCGAGCAGCACCAACGGCGGCTCGCTGACGTACGCGGCGACCGGTCTGCCCGCCGGCCTGTCGATCAACTCCTCGACCGGTCTGATCTCCGGCACGCCGACCACGGCCGGCTCGTCCGGCACCACCGTGACGGTGACCGACTCGACCGGCGCGACCGGCACCGCGGCCTTCACCTGGACGGTCAACGCCTCCGGCGGAGGCTCCTGCACGGCCACGCAGCTCCTGGGCAACGCGGGCTTCGAGTCGGGCAACACGACCTGGACCGCCTCCAGCGGCGTCATCACCACCTCCAGCGGCGAGGCGGCCCGCACCGGCTCCTACAAGGCCTGGCTCGACGGCTACGGCTCGACCCACACCGACACGCTCTCGCAGCCGGTGACGATCCCGAGCGGCTGCACCAACACCACGTTCACCTTCTACCTGCACGTCGACACGGCCGAGACCACCTCCAGCACCCAGTACGACAAGCTGACGGTGACCGCCGGGTCGACCACCCTGGCCACGTACTCCAACCTCAACGCGGCCTCCGGCTACGTGCAGAAGTCCTTCAGCCTCGGGTCGTTCGCGGGCTCCACCGTGACCCTGAAGTTCTCCGGCGCCGAGGACTCCTCCCTGCAGACCAGCTTCGTCGTGGACGACACCGCCGTCACCACCGGCTGA